The following proteins are encoded in a genomic region of Sorangiineae bacterium MSr12523:
- a CDS encoding cyclase family protein has product MTMMKTAVAAAASLILLAACQKSPPPPEPAPAPAPPPKPAAPPTLWEAYQSTLKQAKYIDLTHAFNPSIPVWPGFGPAKFKPSIAGHDVAGLVKKGQEYKYKPHGFIATAYEFTTDQYGTQLDPPAHWDEYGATISDLPPTFSVRPLVVIDIHEQAARDPNYHCTVADIQSWETRHGTIPEGAVVMIRSDWYKKWNEPQRFAIAPFPGIKLDALKFLHLERKILFHGHEALDTDTTPSLEGESWLMHNHFAQAEGVANLDQVPEAGALITIGFAKPEGGTGGYARYVAIAPPDWPHGVTIAEAPGAPLPKQQFPLKRDKDGVLRPTNETKETKGTK; this is encoded by the coding sequence ATGACGATGATGAAGACCGCCGTTGCTGCCGCCGCTTCACTGATCCTGCTCGCTGCTTGCCAGAAAAGCCCGCCTCCGCCCGAGCCGGCGCCCGCACCGGCACCGCCGCCCAAACCTGCAGCGCCGCCCACGCTGTGGGAGGCATACCAAAGCACCCTGAAGCAGGCGAAGTACATCGACCTCACGCACGCGTTCAATCCGAGCATCCCGGTGTGGCCCGGCTTCGGGCCGGCCAAGTTCAAACCGAGCATCGCCGGCCATGACGTTGCCGGTCTCGTGAAGAAGGGGCAGGAGTACAAGTACAAGCCCCACGGCTTCATCGCCACCGCCTACGAATTCACCACCGATCAATACGGCACGCAGCTCGACCCGCCCGCGCACTGGGACGAATACGGCGCGACGATCAGCGATCTGCCGCCCACCTTCTCCGTGCGGCCCTTGGTGGTCATCGACATCCACGAGCAGGCGGCGCGCGATCCGAACTACCACTGCACCGTGGCCGATATCCAATCTTGGGAAACGCGGCATGGCACCATTCCGGAGGGCGCCGTCGTCATGATTCGCTCGGATTGGTACAAGAAGTGGAACGAGCCGCAGCGCTTTGCCATTGCGCCCTTTCCGGGCATCAAGCTCGATGCGCTCAAGTTCCTGCACCTCGAGCGCAAGATCCTCTTCCACGGCCACGAGGCGCTGGATACGGACACCACGCCCTCCCTCGAGGGGGAGTCCTGGCTGATGCACAATCACTTCGCCCAGGCCGAAGGCGTCGCCAACCTCGATCAAGTTCCCGAGGCGGGCGCCCTCATCACCATCGGCTTCGCCAAACCGGAGGGTGGCACGGGCGGATACGCGCGCTACGTGGCCATCGCCCCTCCGGATTGGCCCCACGGCGTGACCATCGCCGAAGCACCCGGTGCGCCGTTGCCGAAGCAACAATTTCCGCTCAAGCGCGACAAGGACGGTGTGCTCCGGCCCACGAACGAAACGAAGGAGACGAAAGGGACCAAATAG
- a CDS encoding BamA/TamA family outer membrane protein — translation MCLKRVTRAIPLCAFLAILVAAPAAFAQEPAPETPAPETPAPVKGEFAVVPFAAPTYSPETSLMLGGAAMFVYRYPEGSGRRDSQVITALAASVKGQVTFLMQPDMYLWNDNVQIGGTLAASRFPNTFYGIGNSASGKKDEKYTPVTFEASLSPKLRLLEGLYVGPEVRFQYANITEKDSGGLLQSGAVRGADGGNIVQLGVSGFYDARDNTIYPRRGHIVRVNARTALTGLGSDFSYRSLTVDARKYFPMPWKNHVLAVQALFEMRDGEPPFYDLGLLGGDATMRGYFQGKFRDRNYVTAQAEYRMPLFWRLGAVAFVSAGQVARTIDDVRPSDIKVGAGGGLRLAPIKDVPVNIRLDIAYGDEPNFYVNVGEAF, via the coding sequence ATGTGTTTGAAACGCGTGACCCGCGCGATCCCGTTGTGTGCTTTTCTCGCGATCCTCGTTGCTGCGCCCGCTGCATTTGCCCAGGAACCGGCCCCCGAAACGCCGGCCCCCGAAACGCCCGCGCCCGTCAAAGGCGAGTTCGCCGTGGTGCCGTTTGCGGCGCCGACCTACTCGCCCGAGACGAGCCTCATGCTCGGTGGTGCGGCCATGTTCGTCTACCGCTACCCGGAGGGCTCGGGCCGGCGCGACTCGCAGGTGATCACCGCGCTCGCGGCATCCGTGAAAGGGCAGGTCACCTTTCTAATGCAGCCGGACATGTACCTCTGGAACGACAATGTCCAGATCGGCGGCACGCTCGCCGCGTCGCGTTTTCCGAATACCTTTTACGGCATCGGCAACTCGGCCAGCGGAAAGAAAGACGAAAAGTACACGCCGGTCACCTTCGAGGCCTCGCTCAGCCCCAAGCTGCGCCTTCTCGAAGGCTTGTACGTGGGACCGGAAGTGCGGTTTCAATATGCGAACATCACCGAGAAAGACTCGGGCGGCCTCCTGCAATCGGGCGCCGTTCGCGGAGCCGACGGGGGCAACATCGTTCAACTCGGTGTGTCCGGTTTTTACGATGCGCGCGACAATACGATCTACCCGCGCCGAGGCCACATCGTCCGCGTGAACGCGCGCACGGCCCTCACGGGGCTCGGATCCGACTTTTCGTACCGTTCCTTGACCGTGGATGCGCGCAAGTACTTCCCCATGCCGTGGAAAAATCACGTGCTCGCGGTGCAGGCGCTCTTCGAGATGCGCGACGGCGAACCCCCTTTTTACGATCTCGGTTTGCTCGGTGGGGACGCGACCATGCGCGGGTATTTCCAAGGCAAATTCCGCGATCGCAACTACGTGACGGCGCAAGCCGAATACCGGATGCCGCTGTTCTGGCGATTGGGCGCGGTGGCCTTCGTATCGGCCGGGCAGGTGGCGCGCACCATCGACGACGTGCGCCCGTCGGACATCAAAGTGGGCGCCGGCGGTGGTTTGCGACTCGCCCCCATCAAGGACGTTCCGGTGAACATCCGACTCGATATTGCTTATGGCGACGAACCGAATTTTTACGTGAACGTCGGCGAGGCCTTCTGA